The sequence TTGAAACCTAAACCCAGAAATCCcttcacagagcagagcaggctgAGCTTGACGTTCTGAACCGAGGCTGGAAAGTGAACTGGTAAAAGAGGGGAACTGCCTCGGTTTCCCACAAGCTTTCAGTCCAACTGGACACCACATGTTTCTGATGGTCTCTGGGTCCATCAGAAGCTGTGATTTGTCAGGAGTTTGCGTGCAGTTGATTATCAACATGTTGATTTGTTGTGTCTTTCAGACGGAGTCGTCGTGATCGACCCGGTGCAGCTCAAAGGGAAGAAAGGTCAGTATGTAGACGAACACGTCCCAGTCTGTTCCATACCATGGTCTGAGTGAATActggattctgattggctgcaagGTGTCCTTTAATTCACGATGACGGACAGTGTTGAGCGTGTTGAGCGGAGCTGAGACTGTCCTCCGCCCAAGAAACGGTTCTTCAGTGTCGTCTCTATCTGCCTTCAGCGTACGTGATGCTGTCGTGTACGTTTCGGTACGGCCGTCAGGACATGGATGTGATGGGCGTGGCCTTCAGGAGGGACCTGTTCCTGGTGACCCGGCAGGTTTACCCCGAGCTGCAGGACAAGGAGAAGCTGACCCACACCAGGATGCAGCAGAAACTTCTCAGGAAGCTGGGAGACAACGCCTTCCCCTTCTTCTTCGAGGTCAGACAGGAACAAAAACCTCCATGTGTTTTTCCCAGATCCTGGTCTCAGTtagagcaggcaggcagacaaatTCTCCACATCCTCCTGGGGGGGAGGTTCAGGGTCAGGGTCCACAGGGCTCCTCTCTGAGCTCCTCAACCTGGTTCTGTAGGCCTCAGCCATCCTCCTCTGAGCGTTCGTGTCTGTAGGCGGAGTGAAAGTCCAGCTGGGAGTGGTTGGTCCAGACACAAAACCCCCTAACATCTGGCTTCTGTCTTCAGCGTGACAGGATACAGTCGTTCAGTCTGCAGTTAGTCACAGGTGTCCAATCAGCTCCGAGGTAAACACGATGATGTCACCGACCTCCATGTCAGGACCTGATCGGGACTGAGCACGTGCGGCTCACAACAGAGATGGGGAAGGAAACGAGAAGGCTCACTCTTTAGCTGCTTCCATCATCAGTGCTGGAAGAAAAACGTGTTCAGTTCATAAAGTTACTGGTTTCTTATTGTCTTCTGGTCTAAAAGgtcatttgtgtttcagtttccaGACAACCTGCCGTGTTCAGTGGCTCTGCAGCCCGGACCGTCCGATGTGGGAAAGGTAAGTCCGTCATCACACCACCGTCAGTTAGAGGAACTGCAGTGTGACACCAGACATCCTGACCCACGTCGGCCATGTTGTctcctgtgtgtctcacagaAGTGTGCGGTGGAGTTTGAGGTGAAGGCTTTCAGTGGTGACCACCAGGACGAGAAGATCGACAAACAGTCAGTTTGTggtcgtcatcatcatcgtcatcgttgttgttgttaatgagCTGACGTTTCTCGGTTCTCGTGTGATTTGAGGTTTAAATCTGATGTTCTGCCAGGAGTTCCGTTCGTCTCACCATCCGGAAGATCCAGTACAGTCCAGACAGCAAAGTGGTTCCAGTGGCAGAGACCACCTTCGAGTTTCTGATGTCTGAGAAACCTCTGCACATCAAGATGAGCCTGCCCAAAGAGGTGAGacctgctgcctgtctgtctctgacctgtctgtctctgacctgtctgtctctctgacctgtctgtctctgacctgcctgtctctgacctgtctgtctctccgacctgtctgtctgtctctctgacctgtctgtctctgacctgTATGTctctctgacctgtctgtctctgacctgtctgtctttctgacCTGCCTgtctctgacctgtctgtctctttgacctgtctgtctctctgacatgtctgtctctctgacatGTCTGTCTGCAGACCTTCTACCACGGGGAGCCTGTCCCAGTGAGTGTAGAAATCACCAACTCGTCCAGCAGGAACATCAAAGACATCAGCGTGTCAGGTGACTTCACGCGTGTCGTTTCCAACACGCCTGAGTGGGACGTCGCCGtgtctcttctgttcatttactttgtgtctgtgttcagtTGAACAGGTGACCAACGTTGTCCTTTACTCCAATGACAAGTACGTCAAGTCAGTGGCCAAAGAGGAGACGACGTGAGTGCGGCCCTCTGTGTTAATGacgtgcttttattttgacatttcagtcagaCGTGGACCTGCTGCTGGGTGTCCACGTCGAGGGACTGTATTTAGTTTCTCTATCTTTGAGCTGACAGCTGCATTCAGATTGAGTGGAGCCGTCAGGAGTCACGTGGGGAAAAGATCAGCTGAAGGCAAAGCTTAGTGTTCAGGTTGAGAATAGGagactttcagaataaaagcaggGAAATATTATCCTGCTTTCAGGACAGGCAAATTAATTAACCTTTAAATCATCTTGGAGTCAAACATAAAACTGGgtattgatctgtgtgtgtgtgtgtgtgtgtgtgtgcagtgactCGGTCCCCTCTGGTACCAGTCTGAAGAAGGACTACACTCTGTATCCTCTGCTGGCTTACAACAAGGACAGGAGGGGAATCGCTCTGGACGGACGACTCAAGCACGAGGACACCAACCTGGCTTCATCTACCAtgtgagagacacagagagacacaccaggagacacagagggacacaCGTCCATGATACAGACTGaagtctctttgtgtctttgtgtcagagTGAAGCAGGAGGTGCTGAAGGAGGTTCAGGGGATGCTGGTCTCCTATAAGGTCGTGGTGAGGATGATCGCCTCTGGGTGAGTGTGAACCGCCGTGCATGCTGGGAGTTCAGCTGATCTTATGACATCACAGACAGCACGTTCAGAAATGTTCTCTTTCCACGACTGACACTAACAGTCTGATGTCTCCGTGTGCTCTCTGCTGACAGGACGATCGGGTCCAGGTAACCATGGATACCATCAGAtagcctctgtgtgtctgcaggttgtgtgtgtgtgtggaaatacatcacatcgtgtgtgtgtgtgtgtgttttacagtgagGTGTCTCTGGAGCTTCCTTTCAGGCTGATGCATCCTAAACCTGAACCAGGTACAgaccactcctcctcctcctcctcctcctcctcctcctcctcctcttccttctcttcctctttctcctcctcatcttcttcttcttcttcctcctcttcctcttcctcttcctctttctcctcctcctcctccttttcctcttcctcttcctctttctcctcctcctcttccttttcctcttcctcttcctctttctcctcctcctcttcctcctcctcttcctcctcctcctcttccttctcttccttctccttctcttcctcaaGCTTTTAAACAAGAAACtcaacatgttttctgtcagtcaaatgcaaacaaacaacagtagAGTCATAAACATCTGAGAATACCTGCAGTTCATGACCcgtaacgtgtgtgtgtgtgtgtgtgtgtgtgtgtgtgtgtgtgtgtgtgttttaagcagCTTGTATCGCTGACAGCAGTCAGCTGTTCTCAACAAAGACCTGTGTCACATCCTGCAGATTAACATTCAGATTACTGCTGATCAATtcagattacacacacacacacacacacacacacacacacacacacacacatgacccTGTGAGGACCCTCAGTCATCCATAATCCACGTCCTGCACTGGACCTGATTCACGTCAGGTTTCCAGCTCAGCACCGAGTTGTCCTTCAGGTGTCCACTCTGTGATGTTCAGTCAATAATAACTTTTCTCTTTTCGTTTCCTGCTGTCTGAACTTTGTGACGTCAGCCAAGGAGGGGTAAGTCCACTTCTGTCTTATGATCCtgtcttaaagggacagttcaccccaaaatgaAAAACCAGATCAGGTCAGCGTGGATCTGAAGGTTCAGAATTCACTCACGTGGTGTTCAGATGGACCAACATGTTCAGAAACTTCATGAACTCAGATCAGAAACATTAAACTGATCAGCTCTGATTTATTGATCCAACATCACATCGCAACAGAAGTTATCATCACACTTCTATGGAACAGaacttgtctgtctctctctccacctgtctgtctgtctgactctcctcacctgtctgttgctctctcctcacctgtctctttctctcttctcacccatctgtctctcttctcacctgtctgtctctctctcctcacctgtctgttgctctctcctcacctgtctgtctctccttgcctgtctctcttttctcacctgtctgtctctctcctcacctgtccaGTGAATCGACATACTGATCAGCTCAGATCTTGCTAGTTTTAACAGTCTGAGTGCCATCAGCTGATCATAGAACTCAGGACGTCCAACATGGCCGTCGGACGTGAAGGTGTGGGCGGGGTTAGAACGCCTCACTAATGTgctcctcccctcctgtctgTGTCCTGCAGCGAATCAGACGACATGGTGTTTGAGGAGTTTAAACGAGCCTACCTGAAGGGCGTGGTCTACGGGGACGACGACGAGTCTCCCACAGAGACATAAACTACAAAGATGGCCGCCACAGTCCTGACACggctgtccctgctgaagagaaacacactttGACCCTCAGTGATTCAGAATGGTTTTAGTGACTGTGTGATGTTTCCTGTAGCGCCCCCTCcaggacaaactgcagcttcaTGACTGCGAGAAATCATTGGAGTGCTTGTTGTCAGATTGCGGCTCTAGTGAGCTCTGCAGCCTGTGGGGGGCGCTGGCGGGATATCATTACACACCTGTCACCCACAGTGcagctggcagacagacagacagacaggatgtgtTGATCGTGTCTTGCTTTAAAAGtaggaaatgaaacactgagctAACTTCCTCACTATCTGCCCTGTAACTGAAGGATGGCAAACAGATGAATGTAGATATGATTTGTTCCAAAATGGTCATTTAAACGCTTGTTAGTCTGAAGAGGTTTCTGCCGTCACCTGACTGTAGCTGAGTGCTCATGTGCGTGGATGCTGCTGATGGATCGTTACAGGTTATCATTACGACATAACTAATAAATTAGTTTCATCAACATGACGGGatctgcttctgtttcctcGTGTCATACGAATACTTTGTAATGTCAGTCAATTTTTCATCTAGTTTTATTTTAAGAAGAGGTTAGAGATGGACGTAAATGACACACAGATCGTCTATctgctgattgattgattgttatTGATTCATCGCCACACAAACACGTGAAGGTTTCTCTCACTGTTTTATTGCAGTTTTTTCTTAGAAACAACACAGAATTTCAAGCTGTTTTTTCCTCTACAGTGAACCTGAGCAACAGGACGtccacaaaccaaaacaaacgATAATTTCTGCTTCTAAGTTCAAAGACTGAAGGAAGCTGTTGTCCGTGCATAAAGCAGCCTGGACTGAAACTGATGTGTTTACGTGGAACCAactgttctcctctcctcagcaTGACTTTGCTCCCAACACAACAGTCATCATCAAACCTCCCGGTCTTTCCCCAGAGGTGGAAGCCGTCTGTTGTCCTCTGGCTTCAGAGCTGTGGGCCTCACCAGGTGTTGGCTTGACCTGCTGCTGAACGTTTCAGCTTCAAACTCTCAAAACGTGTCTGAGCGACGATTAGTAAGCATCAAAAAGACAAAGTGGTCAGAAGGACACTGGATGTTGTGTAGCTGTTTGTGGACGTCTcctttgtgtgaaaacaaagacGCCCCTCTGATTAAGTCATTAGGGTGTGAAAAGCTCCAAACACACCTGGAGACTCAGGTTGTCTTTGTTCCTTTGTTGGGGAACAGAACAGAGATTCTTGTGGGAAACCCTGCCCAGACGAGACAATGTGGATCTACAGCGAGGTTGTATATCGCTTTACACTGACGCTGTAGGATCAGTGTCAGGGGATCATCAGATGACTCGCTGCCTGTAAAACTCCAACAGGGTTTGGAAATCACACCAGTTAACgtacaaagagagagatgagatggCAGATGAAAGATAAATCACAGAAGCTTACAATCACGCCAGTGCCACAGGATGTTCTTTCAGCCGGTTCTCTGATAAACAGTTGTTTCTCTTGT comes from Scatophagus argus isolate fScaArg1 chromosome 5, fScaArg1.pri, whole genome shotgun sequence and encodes:
- the sagb gene encoding S-arrestin b isoform X1; translation: MSPKHVVFKKVSRDKSVAVYMAKRDFVDHCDFVDPVDGVVVIDPVQLKGKKAYVMLSCTFRYGRQDMDVMGVAFRRDLFLVTRQVYPELQDKEKLTHTRMQQKLLRKLGDNAFPFFFEFPDNLPCSVALQPGPSDVGKKCAVEFEVKAFSGDHQDEKIDKQSSVRLTIRKIQYSPDSKVVPVAETTFEFLMSEKPLHIKMSLPKETFYHGEPVPVSVEITNSSSRNIKDISVSVEQVTNVVLYSNDKYVKSVAKEETTDSVPSGTSLKKDYTLYPLLAYNKDRRGIALDGRLKHEDTNLASSTIVKQEVLKEVQGMLVSYKVVVRMIASGTIGSSEVSLELPFRLMHPKPEPAKEGESDDMVFEEFKRAYLKGVVYGDDDESPTET
- the sagb gene encoding S-arrestin b isoform X2, with the translated sequence MSPKHVVFKKVSRDKSVAVYMAKRDFVDHCDFVDPVDGVVVIDPVQLKGKKAYVMLSCTFRYGRQDMDVMGVAFRRDLFLVTRQVYPELQDKEKLTHTRMQQKLLRKLGDNAFPFFFEFPDNLPCSVALQPGPSDVGKKCAVEFEVKAFSGDHQDEKIDKQSSVRLTIRKIQYSPDSKVVPVAETTFEFLMSEKPLHIKMSLPKETFYHGEPVPVSVEITNSSSRNIKDISVSVEQVTNVVLYSNDKYVKSVAKEETTDSVPSGTSLKKDYTLYPLLAYNKDRRGIALDGRLKHEDTNLASSTIVKQEVLKEVQGMLVSYKVVVRMIASGTIGSSEVSLELPFRLMHPKPEPANQTTWCLRSLNEPT